A genomic segment from Microbulbifer elongatus encodes:
- a CDS encoding glycosyl hydrolase family 18 protein, which translates to MLLGLWAAASASAYDCSGAPEFVDGASYTTGATVQSAGVAYRCDVGGWCSQGGAYAPGSGWAWEHAWSGLGSCDTAGSSSSSSSSSSSSSSSSSSSSSSGSGSGSGSSSSSSGSGGSSGSGSGCPTYVSGSAYTAGDVVSNAGGFFSCSVAGWCSSGNSAYEPGVGWAWENAWASSSETACSGGGSSSGGSGGTVPDEYFCATEWQTGTLYTEGSVVAYQGIAYRALVDTHSIAPDNTAYPGQWEAAGYPDDALCPVPIPNSIDYGEAQPVDGNLSAGVVNPAGAIGAARIADSQSPISGFQGGADPAADNGGDHGGLDVDNGARGTKLVPGNLPLQHNGYSLSAGTEVVTYIGDWAIYGRQYDFTQLPAANLHRIVYGFAGICYPDAKNVQDGGFPTTAPAAVMRTCDQSGLPDGAMAVADFEAAFVRDVGVAPKGIVGTESMYALDKDKVGGVFGVLYQLRQQNPQLKLDLSIGGWTLSEGFPWMAHDPARRKAFVDSVVHFLERYDFDGVDIDWEYPGSDGAVVGMAREDDGENYATLIRELRAGMDWLSEKTGKPYRLSSAIPAGLGRLEKVDWTQVHPYMDRLYAMTYDLTGAWERELSHHTPLYVNPMAVGSSAGTSASWTLNYLQSLGVPANKLMIGAANYHRSKATHPGDISQFTHGLTGNSSYGDGSWSGADLILGIAGLGSWEAGVIEGYDLYQNYLDSNMLPRNGFWLYTDAEANADYLYNDTIGAFISVETPRTVALKAQYAKDNGLAGIFFWMAEQDNGYNLNAVNHVLGNSLTQDRSDGDPADQIPVCGRNVTAAECESLIAPLR; encoded by the coding sequence GTGTTGCTTGGCCTGTGGGCTGCGGCAAGTGCGTCGGCATACGATTGTTCAGGTGCGCCGGAGTTTGTAGACGGCGCCAGCTATACCACCGGCGCTACCGTGCAAAGCGCCGGCGTTGCCTATCGGTGTGATGTCGGTGGCTGGTGTAGTCAGGGGGGGGCCTATGCCCCCGGTAGTGGTTGGGCCTGGGAGCATGCCTGGAGCGGCCTGGGTAGCTGTGATACCGCTGGCTCCAGCAGCTCCAGCAGCTCCAGCAGCTCGAGTAGTTCAAGCAGTTCGAGTAGTTCGAGTAGCTCCGGTAGCGGCTCTGGTAGCGGAAGCAGTAGTTCCAGCTCTGGTTCCGGTGGTTCTTCCGGGAGCGGAAGTGGCTGCCCCACCTATGTTTCGGGCAGCGCCTACACCGCCGGTGATGTGGTGTCCAATGCAGGTGGTTTCTTCTCCTGTTCAGTAGCCGGCTGGTGTTCTTCCGGTAATTCGGCGTACGAGCCGGGAGTCGGCTGGGCGTGGGAAAATGCCTGGGCCAGCAGCAGTGAAACGGCGTGCTCGGGAGGTGGCAGTAGTAGCGGAGGCAGTGGTGGCACTGTTCCAGACGAATATTTCTGTGCGACCGAATGGCAGACCGGCACGCTGTATACGGAGGGGAGTGTTGTCGCTTATCAGGGCATTGCGTATCGCGCACTCGTGGATACCCACTCCATCGCACCAGACAATACGGCTTATCCGGGGCAGTGGGAGGCTGCGGGATATCCCGACGATGCTCTGTGTCCGGTGCCAATTCCCAACAGTATTGATTATGGAGAGGCCCAGCCCGTCGACGGTAATCTGAGTGCCGGGGTGGTGAACCCTGCTGGTGCGATCGGTGCCGCGCGAATTGCCGATTCTCAGTCACCAATATCCGGTTTTCAGGGCGGTGCCGATCCGGCTGCGGATAACGGTGGTGATCACGGTGGTCTCGACGTCGACAATGGAGCCCGGGGGACCAAGCTGGTGCCTGGCAATCTGCCTTTGCAGCACAACGGGTATAGCCTGAGCGCCGGTACCGAGGTCGTCACCTACATTGGCGATTGGGCAATATACGGCCGACAGTACGACTTTACCCAACTGCCGGCCGCCAATCTGCACCGCATCGTGTATGGCTTTGCCGGTATCTGCTATCCCGATGCGAAAAACGTTCAGGACGGCGGTTTTCCCACCACGGCTCCGGCGGCAGTGATGCGGACCTGTGATCAGAGCGGGCTTCCCGACGGTGCCATGGCCGTGGCGGATTTTGAGGCGGCCTTTGTGCGCGATGTGGGCGTCGCCCCAAAAGGGATCGTGGGCACGGAAAGCATGTACGCACTCGATAAAGATAAGGTCGGTGGTGTCTTCGGCGTGCTGTATCAGCTCCGTCAACAGAATCCGCAGTTAAAGCTCGATCTTTCCATCGGCGGTTGGACCTTGTCCGAGGGCTTCCCGTGGATGGCCCACGATCCGGCGCGCCGTAAAGCCTTTGTGGATTCCGTTGTGCATTTTCTAGAGCGCTATGACTTCGATGGGGTGGATATCGATTGGGAATATCCGGGTAGCGATGGCGCGGTTGTGGGAATGGCGCGAGAAGACGATGGCGAAAATTACGCAACCCTGATTCGTGAACTGCGCGCAGGCATGGACTGGTTAAGTGAAAAAACGGGTAAGCCCTATCGCCTGTCATCGGCCATTCCTGCCGGACTCGGCCGGCTTGAAAAAGTCGACTGGACACAGGTGCATCCGTACATGGATCGCCTCTACGCCATGACCTACGATCTGACAGGCGCCTGGGAGCGTGAGCTTTCCCACCATACGCCGTTGTATGTAAATCCGATGGCAGTGGGCTCGTCTGCGGGCACATCGGCCAGTTGGACGCTCAACTATCTGCAAAGCCTGGGAGTGCCTGCCAATAAGCTGATGATTGGCGCGGCCAACTATCATCGCTCCAAAGCGACGCATCCCGGGGACATTTCTCAGTTTACCCATGGGTTGACGGGCAATAGCAGCTACGGAGACGGCAGCTGGAGTGGGGCGGATCTGATTCTCGGTATCGCCGGGCTTGGCTCCTGGGAAGCTGGTGTGATCGAGGGTTACGATCTTTACCAGAACTATCTGGATAGCAATATGCTGCCGCGTAATGGGTTCTGGCTATATACCGATGCGGAAGCCAATGCGGACTACCTGTACAACGACACCATTGGTGCATTTATTTCCGTGGAAACCCCCCGCACCGTTGCCCTGAAGGCGCAGTACGCCAAAGACAACGGCCTGGCCGGCATCTTTTTCTGGATGGCAGAACAGGATAATGGTTACAACCTGAACGCGGTAAATCATGTGTTGGGAAATAGCCTGACACAGGACCGGTCTGATGGTGATCCGGCAGACCAGATTCCTGTCTGTGGGCGCAATGTCACTGCTGCAGAATGTGAGTCGTTGATCGCGCCGTTGCGCTGA
- a CDS encoding glycosyl hydrolase family 18 protein: MKTHLWSNAIRWLLCFAGLMGGGSAYAVDCSGLSVWNSSDAYSGGAQVQHLGTAYEANWWSQGSDPAQHSGQWQEWSVIGQCGGGSASSSSSSSSSSSGSSSSGSSSSSSGASSSSSSGASSGGGSCHSVQYVAGVSYAAGQLVQNMGYEYQCDVPGWCSSESAWAYAPGEGDYWDHAWTQVGDCGGSSSSSSSSSGSSSGTSSGSSSGASSSSSSGGSSGGNNRRLISGYWHNFDNGSGVIPIADVSDAYDAINVSFAEPTGAAPGEIGFVLDPLFNEQDFIAGIQSKQAAGKKIIISIGGANGQVRLESAVARDNFVASMIDIIDRYGFDGLDVDFEGHSLELNAGDVDFRNPTTPVIVHLIDALQALVAHYGDDFMLTMAPETFFVQLGYSFYGGSCSGCDRRAGAYLPVIHAMRDDLDWLQVQHYNSGSIIGLDDQYHSMGVADFHIAMADMVLTGFNVGGDPNYFFPPLRQDQVLIGLPANVNAGGGFTSVSEVHAALNCLVKLQGCTTYTPHTNTGWTGLGGLMTWSINWDKFNNFEFSTEHRAFLDAL; the protein is encoded by the coding sequence ATGAAAACGCATCTTTGGAGTAATGCGATTCGGTGGTTGCTGTGTTTTGCTGGCTTGATGGGGGGTGGCTCTGCTTACGCAGTGGACTGCTCCGGACTGTCGGTTTGGAACAGTAGTGACGCCTACAGTGGCGGGGCGCAGGTGCAGCACTTGGGCACCGCGTACGAGGCCAACTGGTGGAGTCAGGGCAGCGATCCCGCGCAGCACTCCGGTCAGTGGCAGGAGTGGTCGGTCATCGGCCAGTGTGGTGGCGGGAGTGCCTCCAGTTCCTCGTCTTCCAGCTCGTCTTCTTCGGGGTCGTCCTCATCGGGTTCCTCGTCATCCTCTTCCGGCGCCTCATCCAGCTCGTCCTCGGGCGCTTCTTCTGGTGGTGGCAGCTGTCATTCCGTGCAGTACGTGGCGGGCGTCAGTTATGCAGCGGGGCAGCTGGTACAGAATATGGGGTATGAATATCAGTGTGATGTCCCCGGCTGGTGTTCTTCCGAATCTGCCTGGGCGTACGCACCAGGGGAGGGCGACTACTGGGATCACGCATGGACCCAGGTGGGAGATTGTGGCGGCTCTTCCAGTTCCTCGAGCTCTTCGTCGGGGTCGTCTTCGGGGACGTCTTCGGGATCCTCCAGTGGTGCTTCGTCGAGCAGCTCTTCAGGGGGTTCCAGTGGTGGTAACAATCGTCGCCTGATATCTGGCTATTGGCATAACTTTGACAATGGCTCCGGTGTCATTCCGATTGCGGATGTTTCCGATGCCTACGACGCGATCAATGTATCGTTTGCCGAGCCGACGGGCGCGGCACCTGGGGAAATTGGTTTTGTGCTGGACCCGCTGTTCAACGAGCAGGACTTTATCGCGGGTATTCAGTCCAAACAGGCGGCAGGTAAGAAAATCATTATCAGCATAGGCGGGGCCAACGGTCAGGTGCGCCTTGAAAGCGCTGTAGCCCGCGACAACTTTGTCGCGTCGATGATCGATATTATCGACCGGTACGGATTCGATGGCCTGGATGTGGATTTTGAAGGGCACTCTCTGGAATTGAATGCCGGGGATGTGGATTTCCGCAACCCCACCACGCCGGTGATCGTCCATCTCATCGATGCGCTGCAGGCCCTGGTCGCGCACTACGGTGATGACTTCATGCTCACCATGGCTCCCGAAACCTTTTTTGTGCAGCTGGGCTACAGCTTTTACGGTGGCTCCTGCTCTGGCTGCGATCGACGTGCCGGCGCCTACCTGCCGGTGATTCACGCCATGCGTGATGATCTGGACTGGCTACAGGTGCAGCACTATAACTCGGGTTCGATTATCGGGTTGGACGATCAGTACCACAGTATGGGGGTTGCCGATTTTCATATCGCCATGGCGGACATGGTTTTAACCGGCTTCAATGTTGGCGGCGACCCGAACTATTTCTTCCCGCCACTGCGACAGGATCAGGTGTTGATCGGGCTGCCGGCCAACGTGAATGCCGGCGGTGGGTTTACTTCGGTCAGTGAGGTACACGCTGCGCTGAACTGCCTGGTGAAATTGCAGGGGTGTACCACTTATACACCGCACACGAATACTGGGTGGACCGGGCTCGGAGGGTTGATGACCTGGTCAATCAACTGGGACAAATTTAATAACTTCGAATTTTCGACTGAACACCGGGCGTTTCTGGATGCGCTGTAA
- a CDS encoding cytochrome c-type biogenesis protein, with translation MQKKILAAPRAAVLTLLIAMVAPLSASYASVEVEPLSTPELQARYLVLIEEMRCPKCQNQNLAGSDSMVATDLRREIRRLLEEGFSDQEINDYMVARYGDFVLYRPPLQRNTMLLWVAPGVFAALGLLSLIVIVARSRSGRGGQQSDENDALSPEESRRLAQLLDRSDDLEGRESVAQQKSGGKNDV, from the coding sequence GTGCAGAAAAAAATCTTGGCAGCGCCACGGGCTGCCGTCCTGACCCTGCTGATCGCGATGGTCGCACCGCTGTCCGCCAGTTACGCCTCGGTAGAGGTGGAGCCCCTGTCTACCCCGGAACTGCAGGCGCGTTATCTGGTTTTAATTGAAGAAATGCGCTGCCCCAAATGTCAGAACCAGAATCTGGCCGGGTCCGATTCCATGGTGGCTACCGATCTGCGGCGGGAAATTCGCCGGCTGCTGGAAGAGGGCTTCAGTGACCAGGAGATCAACGATTATATGGTGGCGCGCTACGGAGACTTTGTTCTGTACCGTCCCCCGCTGCAGCGCAACACCATGCTGTTATGGGTGGCGCCGGGGGTGTTTGCCGCGCTCGGATTACTGTCCCTGATCGTGATTGTGGCGCGCTCTCGCAGTGGGCGTGGTGGGCAACAGAGTGATGAAAATGATGCGCTGAGTCCGGAGGAGTCCCGGCGTCTGGCGCAGTTACTTGATCGTAGCGATGATCTGGAAGGGCGCGAGTCCGTGGCCCAGCAAAAGAGCGGTGGCAAAAACGATGTTTGA
- the ccmI gene encoding c-type cytochrome biogenesis protein CcmI, which produces MAKTMFDLWIVLALLLLPLAAVIVWPILRKQRTPVTPTQASQTELYREHLAEIENAHTSGAIDEVQYESLKAELARKLLAEEPGAGYRLAESHSGGRGLLFALAFVVPFAAVGLYFYWGSHDDLALYREMLASQAGETDMVAEARITQQLRERAVSHPEDLNSRYVLAQRLLVSNDIQGAVAQYRYIVAREPQAANIRAELAQALFFANGSQMSAEVMREVDQVLSAQPNNTTALGLAGIAAFEQENFSGAKSYWQQALAQMAPGSGAAQALAAGVQRAEAALAEAGNGDVASAAGAQPEAVGEVGTQKENRIAVSVALADSVDYAPDTPVFVYARTAESPMPLAIVRLTAADLPTQVVLDESRAMMPGRSLKTVDQVQLVARLAVGGNARPAPGDWQGEVKALARSDWSRPVTIVIDEQI; this is translated from the coding sequence GTGGCAAAAACGATGTTTGATCTCTGGATAGTGCTGGCGCTTCTACTGTTGCCACTGGCGGCTGTGATTGTGTGGCCCATACTGCGCAAACAGCGCACCCCGGTGACCCCGACGCAGGCTTCACAGACCGAACTCTACCGGGAGCATCTGGCGGAGATCGAAAATGCCCACACCAGCGGTGCTATTGATGAGGTGCAGTATGAATCCCTGAAGGCGGAGCTGGCGCGCAAGCTGTTGGCGGAAGAGCCCGGAGCGGGTTATCGCCTGGCAGAGAGTCACTCCGGTGGACGGGGTCTGCTGTTCGCGCTGGCGTTTGTGGTGCCCTTCGCCGCGGTGGGGCTGTACTTCTATTGGGGGTCCCACGACGACCTTGCTCTCTATCGTGAGATGCTCGCCAGTCAGGCGGGTGAGACGGATATGGTGGCGGAAGCGCGCATTACCCAGCAATTGCGAGAGCGCGCGGTCAGCCACCCGGAGGACCTCAATAGCCGTTATGTGCTGGCTCAGCGCTTGCTGGTAAGCAACGACATTCAGGGGGCGGTGGCACAATATCGCTATATTGTTGCCCGTGAGCCGCAGGCGGCAAATATTCGCGCGGAGCTGGCGCAGGCGCTGTTCTTTGCCAATGGCTCGCAGATGAGTGCTGAGGTGATGCGCGAGGTGGATCAGGTTCTGTCTGCGCAGCCGAACAATACAACCGCTCTTGGCCTGGCGGGTATTGCGGCATTTGAGCAGGAGAATTTCTCCGGCGCCAAGTCCTATTGGCAGCAGGCGCTCGCGCAAATGGCTCCCGGGTCAGGTGCCGCCCAGGCACTGGCTGCAGGGGTTCAGCGGGCAGAGGCCGCGCTGGCAGAAGCCGGAAACGGTGACGTTGCCTCCGCTGCGGGCGCGCAGCCCGAAGCAGTGGGTGAGGTCGGAACGCAGAAGGAAAATCGCATTGCGGTATCCGTCGCGCTGGCCGACTCCGTAGACTACGCCCCGGATACCCCGGTATTTGTTTACGCGCGTACCGCGGAAAGTCCGATGCCGCTGGCAATTGTCCGACTCACCGCCGCGGACCTGCCCACGCAGGTGGTGCTGGACGAATCCCGCGCGATGATGCCCGGGCGCAGCCTGAAAACTGTCGATCAGGTGCAGCTTGTGGCCCGTCTCGCCGTCGGCGGTAATGCCCGCCCGGCGCCGGGAGACTGGCAGGGCGAGGTGAAGGCCCTGGCCCGTTCAGACTGGTCCAGGCCGGTAACGATTGTGATCGACGAGCAGATCTGA
- the smc gene encoding chromosome segregation protein SMC — protein MRLKCIKLAGFKSFVDPTTVYFPSNLSAVVGPNGCGKSNTIDAVRWVMGESSAKNLRGDSMTDVIFNGSSGRKPVGQASIELVFDNSAGKLTGEYAAFTEISIRRKVTREGQNIYYLNGEKCRRRDVTDLFLGTGLGPRSYAIIEQGMISKLIEAKPEELRVFIEEAAGISKYKERRRDTENRMRRTKENLERLTDIRDELDRQLARLERQSAAAEKYSRFKEEERTHKAHLQALKYKDLDDQAHAKQQQIGELELTVEELVTRQVGFDTGIEEQRVAYHDLSDAFNEVQGRFYAVGADIARLEQSISHARERNTQLQTDLARTEQEFNESQSLLAADQEKAVEFDAELEIILPDLEMVQAAEEESAQALLTAEDQMRDWQNEWDQFNQGASGSRQRAEVQQSRIQHLETSSQRLQDRITKLQTERESLSGSGDDLELEQQNEELAELEMQLADLRESIAEQVEQLSELRRQETELGAELDKERLQLQTSRGRQASLEALQQAAMGQGKNVASWLEQHSLQDRPRLAEQISARAGWETAVETVLGAQLQAVCVDQIDSLQESLTSFDGGQAVFVDGHSAPAAAAGSLPKLAEVVEGPASLSGLVDGIYTAEDLNAALAQRDQLKANESIVTRDGLWVGPNWLKVSRGGDAESGVLARKQELENLEAALETCEARIEELSEQREQLRSRASELEPGIEQGRNNAEQLNRRTGDLRSQLSAQRARQEQMDERRRRIEAEIAEVKEQQELEAESISEARIVLQEALEAMSDDTDRRESLLARREELREALDAARQRAREDKDRAHELAMREQSVRTQKVSLERTLQVLREQVERLQERREQLLRQMEDAQDPSQDFQSELEEKLGQRIEVETELSEARKKMEEVEATLRNHEQERHKVESALQGVRAQLEQQRLAAQTLETQRSGLVEQLAEAGHELKGLLEELPEELTIEAVQQDIELVAARISRLGPINLAAIDEYKQESERKNYLDTQYNDLTDALETLENAIRRIDKETRTRFKETFDQVNGGLQELFPKVFGGGHAYLELTGDDLLDTGIAIMARPPGKRNSTIHLLSGGEKALTAIALVFSIFRLNPAPFCMLDEVDAPLDDANVGRYARMVKEMSEHVQFIYITHNKIAMEMADQLLGVTMHEPGVSRLVSVDVEEAAELASA, from the coding sequence ATGCGTTTGAAGTGTATCAAGCTGGCCGGATTCAAATCGTTCGTCGATCCGACCACCGTTTACTTCCCCTCCAATCTGAGCGCCGTGGTCGGCCCAAACGGCTGTGGCAAATCCAATACCATCGACGCCGTGCGCTGGGTAATGGGTGAATCCTCCGCGAAAAACCTGCGCGGCGACTCCATGACCGACGTCATCTTCAATGGCTCCAGTGGTCGTAAGCCTGTGGGTCAGGCTTCCATTGAGCTGGTCTTCGATAACTCCGCGGGCAAACTGACCGGGGAATACGCCGCATTCACTGAGATTTCCATCCGGCGCAAGGTGACCCGCGAAGGGCAGAATATCTATTACCTGAATGGCGAAAAGTGCCGCCGCCGCGATGTGACCGATCTGTTCCTGGGCACCGGCCTGGGTCCGCGCAGCTATGCGATTATCGAACAGGGCATGATCTCGAAGCTCATCGAGGCCAAGCCGGAAGAGCTGCGGGTGTTTATCGAGGAGGCCGCGGGTATCTCCAAGTACAAGGAGCGCCGCCGGGATACGGAAAACCGTATGCGCCGCACCAAGGAAAACCTGGAGCGCCTCACCGATATCCGAGATGAACTGGACCGCCAGCTTGCGCGCCTGGAGCGCCAGTCTGCGGCGGCGGAAAAATACAGCCGTTTCAAGGAAGAGGAGCGCACGCACAAGGCGCACCTGCAGGCTCTGAAGTACAAAGACCTGGATGACCAGGCGCATGCCAAGCAACAGCAGATCGGCGAGCTGGAACTGACCGTGGAAGAACTGGTGACCCGCCAGGTGGGCTTCGATACCGGTATCGAAGAGCAGCGTGTGGCGTACCACGATCTGTCGGACGCCTTTAACGAGGTGCAGGGGCGGTTTTATGCGGTGGGCGCGGACATTGCGCGCCTGGAGCAGAGTATCTCCCACGCCCGCGAGCGCAATACCCAGCTACAGACCGATTTGGCCCGCACCGAGCAGGAATTCAATGAATCCCAATCACTGCTGGCGGCGGACCAGGAAAAAGCGGTTGAATTTGACGCCGAACTGGAAATCATCCTTCCCGACCTCGAAATGGTACAGGCCGCGGAAGAAGAGTCCGCACAGGCGCTGCTGACCGCCGAAGATCAGATGCGCGACTGGCAGAATGAGTGGGACCAGTTCAACCAGGGCGCGTCCGGCTCGCGCCAGCGCGCGGAAGTCCAGCAGTCGCGTATCCAGCACCTGGAAACCTCGAGCCAGCGTCTGCAGGACCGTATTACCAAGCTGCAGACCGAACGTGAATCCCTGTCTGGATCCGGTGACGACCTGGAGCTGGAGCAGCAGAACGAAGAGCTGGCCGAGCTGGAAATGCAGCTGGCAGATCTGCGTGAATCCATTGCCGAGCAGGTGGAGCAGCTGTCCGAGCTGCGCCGCCAGGAAACCGAGCTGGGTGCGGAGCTGGACAAGGAGCGCCTGCAGCTGCAGACCAGCCGCGGCCGCCAGGCCTCACTGGAGGCGCTGCAACAGGCCGCCATGGGGCAGGGCAAGAATGTCGCCAGCTGGCTCGAGCAGCACAGCTTGCAGGATCGCCCGCGCCTGGCGGAGCAGATCAGCGCCCGCGCCGGTTGGGAAACCGCGGTGGAAACCGTTCTCGGCGCCCAGTTACAGGCGGTGTGCGTCGACCAGATCGATTCCCTGCAGGAAAGCCTCACCAGCTTTGACGGTGGCCAGGCCGTGTTTGTCGACGGCCACAGTGCCCCGGCAGCCGCCGCCGGCAGTCTGCCGAAACTTGCCGAGGTCGTGGAAGGCCCGGCCTCGTTGAGCGGGCTGGTGGATGGCATCTATACCGCCGAAGACCTGAATGCGGCCCTGGCCCAGCGCGATCAACTGAAAGCCAATGAGTCCATCGTCACTCGCGATGGCCTCTGGGTCGGCCCCAACTGGCTGAAGGTCAGCCGCGGAGGTGATGCGGAATCCGGCGTACTGGCGCGCAAGCAGGAGCTGGAAAACCTGGAAGCGGCGCTGGAAACCTGTGAAGCGCGCATCGAAGAGCTGTCGGAACAGCGCGAACAGCTGCGCAGCCGCGCCAGCGAGCTGGAACCCGGTATCGAGCAGGGCCGCAACAATGCGGAGCAGCTGAACCGCCGCACCGGCGATCTGCGCAGCCAGCTCTCTGCCCAGCGCGCGCGCCAGGAGCAGATGGACGAGCGCCGCCGCCGAATTGAAGCGGAAATTGCCGAAGTGAAAGAGCAGCAGGAGCTGGAAGCCGAGTCGATTTCCGAGGCGCGCATTGTGCTGCAGGAGGCCCTGGAGGCCATGAGCGACGACACCGATCGCCGCGAATCCCTGCTGGCGCGCCGCGAAGAACTGCGCGAAGCCCTGGATGCCGCCCGTCAGCGCGCCCGCGAAGACAAGGACCGTGCGCACGAACTGGCCATGCGGGAACAGTCCGTACGCACCCAGAAGGTATCCCTGGAGCGCACCCTGCAGGTATTGCGCGAGCAGGTCGAGCGCCTGCAGGAGCGCCGCGAGCAGTTGTTGCGCCAGATGGAAGACGCCCAGGATCCGTCGCAGGATTTCCAGTCGGAACTGGAAGAGAAGCTCGGCCAGCGTATTGAGGTGGAAACCGAGCTCTCCGAAGCGCGCAAAAAAATGGAAGAAGTGGAGGCCACCCTGCGCAACCACGAGCAGGAGCGCCACAAAGTGGAATCCGCCCTGCAGGGGGTGCGCGCCCAGTTGGAGCAGCAACGCCTGGCGGCGCAGACTCTCGAAACCCAGCGTAGTGGTCTGGTGGAGCAGCTGGCGGAAGCGGGGCACGAATTGAAAGGCCTGCTGGAGGAACTCCCCGAAGAGTTGACTATCGAAGCCGTACAGCAGGATATCGAGCTGGTGGCTGCGCGTATCTCCCGTCTGGGGCCCATCAACCTGGCCGCCATCGACGAGTACAAGCAGGAATCCGAGCGCAAGAACTACCTGGATACCCAGTACAACGATCTGACCGACGCGCTGGAAACGCTGGAAAATGCCATCCGCCGCATCGACAAGGAAACCCGCACCCGCTTTAAAGAGACCTTCGACCAGGTTAACGGCGGCCTGCAGGAGTTGTTCCCTAAAGTATTCGGGGGCGGCCACGCCTATCTGGAGTTGACCGGCGACGACCTGCTGGATACGGGGATCGCGATCATGGCGCGACCACCGGGCAAGCGAAACAGTACTATTCACCTGCTGTCCGGTGGTGAGAAGGCTCTGACCGCAATTGCCCTGGTATTTTCCATCTTCCGCCTCAACCCGGCCCCCTTCTGTATGCTGGATGAGGTGGACGCACCGCTGGACGATGCCAACGTGGGTCGCTATGCGCGGATGGTAAAAGAAATGTCAGAACACGTTCAGTTCATCTACATTACCCATAACAAGATTGCCATGGAGATGGCCGATCAACTGTTGGGGGTAACCATGCACGAACCGGGTGTTTCCCGTCTGGTATCCGTGGATGTGGAAGAGGCCGCGGAACTGGCTTCTGCGTGA
- the zipA gene encoding cell division protein ZipA has protein sequence MDNWLINLLALVLLGVVLDGARRAYLKHKDSVKVSRNLARSMRQEMEDGNEDILSTPRTVKEAADATPMPEKSSPLSESELEYIDPEEAEKRRQISAELPGTVRVVQRRKPEDASQVNRQVQQNFQSSRKPLAGSKPERVSERSEMRTDVPAPSTTTTRAAKVPEQASLNLEEQVPMLMDSVEPDIAPQAAGDMPSEYTSEDSLQYQGELDPVAGLASAGDESPVTDRREPSLDESISLESLQSVPDDAPVEEPEAPVKKPGWSPADLKLPEIKFPELKKGPDLKKAAGRDGVEDAESPGKKKSGKRGHSGSQEREVQEVLILNIMAPAGDCFEGNDLLRVLLSSGMRFGDMNIFHYHCGEAGEGPALFSLANIVVPGTFDMSEMEDFTTPGVSLFLALPAEVEALKAFDTLLSTARTIAEQLGGELKDENRSVFTAQTAEHYRQRVMEFQRRTALARAQA, from the coding sequence ATGGACAACTGGCTGATCAATCTGCTGGCGCTGGTGCTACTGGGCGTAGTGCTCGATGGTGCCCGCCGCGCCTATCTCAAGCATAAAGATTCGGTAAAAGTCTCCCGCAACCTGGCTCGCTCCATGCGTCAGGAAATGGAGGATGGCAACGAAGATATTCTGTCCACCCCGCGCACCGTAAAGGAAGCGGCGGATGCCACGCCGATGCCGGAAAAATCCAGCCCCCTCAGTGAGTCCGAGCTCGAATACATCGATCCGGAAGAGGCGGAAAAGCGCCGCCAGATCTCCGCGGAACTGCCTGGCACCGTGCGGGTGGTACAACGCCGCAAGCCGGAAGATGCGAGTCAGGTGAATCGCCAGGTACAGCAGAACTTCCAGTCATCCCGTAAACCTCTGGCGGGCAGCAAGCCTGAACGTGTATCGGAGCGCAGCGAAATGCGCACCGATGTGCCCGCGCCATCGACCACCACCACGCGTGCTGCCAAGGTGCCGGAACAGGCCTCGCTGAACCTTGAGGAGCAGGTGCCAATGCTGATGGACTCGGTGGAGCCGGACATCGCACCGCAAGCCGCCGGTGATATGCCATCCGAATACACCTCAGAAGACAGCCTGCAGTATCAGGGAGAGCTGGATCCGGTTGCCGGCCTGGCCTCCGCCGGCGATGAGTCGCCGGTGACCGATCGCCGCGAACCCTCTCTGGACGAGTCCATCAGCCTCGAATCTCTGCAGTCGGTGCCGGACGATGCGCCGGTGGAAGAACCCGAAGCGCCGGTGAAGAAGCCCGGCTGGTCACCGGCGGACCTGAAACTGCCGGAGATTAAATTTCCAGAACTTAAAAAAGGCCCCGACCTGAAAAAAGCCGCCGGTCGCGATGGGGTGGAAGACGCGGAAAGCCCTGGTAAGAAGAAGTCCGGCAAGCGCGGCCATAGCGGGTCGCAAGAGCGGGAAGTACAGGAAGTCCTGATCCTCAATATCATGGCCCCCGCAGGCGACTGTTTCGAAGGCAATGACCTGTTGCGGGTGCTGTTGTCCAGTGGGATGCGCTTTGGTGACATGAATATTTTCCACTACCACTGCGGCGAGGCGGGAGAGGGACCTGCGCTGTTCAGTCTGGCGAATATTGTGGTACCTGGCACCTTTGATATGTCGGAGATGGAAGACTTCACCACTCCCGGGGTAAGTCTGTTCCTGGCGTTGCCCGCGGAAGTGGAAGCCCTGAAGGCGTTCGACACCCTGTTGTCTACCGCGCGTACCATTGCCGAGCAACTGGGCGGCGAGCTGAAAGACGAGAACCGCAGTGTGTTTACCGCGCAGACTGCGGAGCACTACCGCCAGCGGGTCATGGAATTCCAGCGCCGCACTGCGCTTGCCCGTGCCCAGGCCTGA